Part of the Phocoena phocoena chromosome 8, mPhoPho1.1, whole genome shotgun sequence genome, AGGCTCAGGCTTCTGCTTCAGGAAGCCTCCCCTGCACCCTCTTCCTGTTGCCTGATATGACCCAAGCACCCAGCATCTTCCGCTGAGGCTGCTCCGGGCCACACAGGCAGTTGACTGTATCGGGGGATGGACCTGTTAGGGGTGGAGCTGGGCAGCTCAGAACCTGCCCAACATCAGGGGACCTGGGCTCTCAGCAATAGGTGGGAAGTGGATGAGCCTGGAAGTGACTCTTGGGAGAAGGGAGGCTGACAGTCACAGACACAGGGGCTAGGAGACGCAGCATCCCCCTCATCCCTGTGAGGGAGACGTTAtgcctgttttgcagatgaggaaactgaggccacaaCTAAGTCAAGACGTCCTGACCTGGAGGCAGGGTGGGCCTGGACCCTCTATGGCAGACTGTCTTCGGCCAGCCTGGAGGACCTGCTCCATgcctccccctcctgccctgggACAGCGTGGAGTGGCAGAGACCCCGCAGCGAGGGTGCGCCTGGGTTCTGCAGCAGGGTCAGGCTGGCACTTCTTCAAGGCCTCTCCCAGCTTCCTGGCGCTTCCCGGGCTGCCTCCCTCCTCCAGAGGAAGGCAGCCTCTTATCTGAGCTTATCTCCTGCCAATtgagtgttttctttgtttttgctgcaACCTCAGGCAAACagatggggtggggaggccagAGAAACAGGATTTCCAGAGCGGGGCCTTCCCAGGGCTGGGGACCTCTGCCTTGGGCCCTGCTCCCTTAGGGTCAGTATCATTAACCGGGTCTTCCCTGCTTCTGTGGTCAGGTCTGGTCCTAGCCCCAAAGCTGCCCCGTCCAGGCCCCTGAGCAGCTGACTCCCATCTTCCTGACTCCACACATAAACACTACACGTCAGTCCACAGGTCCTCAAAGACCAGGCTAAACTCCAGACTCCTGGGCATGACATTCCGACCCTTGAGAAGCCTGGTCTCTGCAGCTCCCCCATCCTTCCAAGGGTTTATTCTTTCCTCCACTGGGAATgacagccccctcccccatctcaagTCTCAGCTCTAGCTCACCTCCTCCCTAAAGCCGTCCCTGACTTTACCCTGCCGGAGGGAGCCGCCCTCAACCCGCTTCCAGGCCCCTGTTACAGCACTGGCTGACAGTAACTCCACTGTGAGAGGCTGGCTTTCCCCTTGCCAGGAAGCTTGGGACAGCAGGGGCTGTGGCGTAATTCATCTCTGTGTACCTAGTACAAAGTGCTGGCTTGTCTGTAGGGGGCGCCAATAAATCTTTCTGAAATTGAGCTCTGAGCTCTGCTCCCAGGTCCTGGTGAAGCTTCTCGGGTTCCCTAGCCATCGCTCTACTCACAGCCCTGACCCGAGcgttccaccccctcccccgccctacGCGTCCAGCCAGTTCCCTGAGGAGCGCTGGCCCCAGGCCGGCCACACAGTAGCTGCTCAAAAGGACTGACCCAAATAGGAACAAATGACCCTCCCCTGGGGGACTGCGGCACGGTTTGCAGTGCGTGGAATTCCGGCGGCCAGCCGGCCTGCAGTTCCCAATTACCATATTAGAGATAAGGACCTGGAGGTCCCCGAGGTCCGGTCGCACTCCGCTTCCCGGAGGCCAAGCAGCCGTGGCTCTGCTCGCCGCCTCAACCCCTCTCTGATCTCGGTCCCATGATGTCACTCAGAAACAGCCTCAATTTCCCTTATATATAAAACGGGGGCATCTTTTGAAACTCTGTCAGTGCTACCGCTCCCCCTGCCCGCGAAGCCCCAAGCGACGGACATAGGAGACTCCACGGCATAGACGCGGGCTTTATTACCACATTTCTAGCGAGCAACGGCCCGCAGCGTTTCCGCAGAAGAACGGGTTCTGGCGAAGTTAGGGTTAATTCCGGCTCGCAACTGGCGAAGGCGACTGTGGCAGCCCAGCGCCGGGGGCGGGGTCACAGGGCCATTTCCAGCACCTAAGGGCGGAAAAACTTCAAAACTTCCGATGGGGGCCGAGCCCCTCCGCGGTCCTTGCACACACCGGAAGGGAATTGGGCTCTGGGTCAGACCGCCTCCTTCTGAAAGGGACGAAACAGCCTCCTTTTGCATAATGCCTGCAGAAAAGACTTCCGCCCACTCCCAAGATGGCCGCCAGCAGCGGTTCGGAGATGCGGGATGTGGGACAGAAGGTCactgggagggggcggggcctcctCTCGCCAAGTTCCGGTTCCACCAGGACTGAAGGAAGCGCGTCCAGCTGGGGCTTTGTCGCATCTGCGTCGCTGTGCCCGCGCTGTTCGGGCGAGGAAGTCCCTTCggggtgggagaaggaaagggTTATGTGAATTAACTTATCCTGGCACCTCGAGCCTGGCCCCTCCACTTCCGGAATCCCACCGCCAAGTGAGATCACGGGGGAGATAAAGACAATAGCTGCCAGCAGGCCCTGTACCGAGATCCCAGACCCTCCATGCCGGGGGCGGGAAGAGAGGATGCCTAGGACCCTGTAAGCGCCAGAGCTGGAGATCTGGCACCTGGAAGATGGGACCGTAATTCGAAAATTAAAGAAGGGGTTCCGAAATTGAGGTCCAGGAACCCGGATATCCGAAAGAGGTCGGTCAGGAGCACAGATGCCAGCATGCCCCGCGCTCAAAGGATTTGGGGAACGCAGGAGCATTGGCCTTCTGGAGCGGGGTCTGGGTTACAGATCCCGAAATGCCCTGGGACTCGGGAAAGgacaggctggggggaggagtcCCGAGACCGCAAATCCCGACATGCAGTGGGACTCGAATGGGACAGCCCAGTGGGAGGAGCCCCGGGAGTATAGGTCCCGGCATGTTCCGGGACTACGGTGCCTTGTGCGCCCCGGCCGGAGCTCACCTTGAAGGAGCCGTGGAACTCGTCGCTCATCCTCCGGAGCTCTCGGCCATATCGCCGTGCAGCCCAGAGGTTGGGGGGCGCCGAGCGCGAGCGGCCCCGGAAGGGGCTGGGCTCCTCCTCCTCCGTCCCTTCTTCATCCTCCGTCCCCGCGGAGTAGGAGCTGTGGCGACTCCGGGTCTCCACAGCCCCAGTGCCTGCAGAGAAGGTCAGGGGGTGGGGACGACGTGAATCTCAACTCCTCTGTGCCCCCAGCTCTGCCGAAGCCCTCAGCATTAGCTCCGTCGGCCCGCTGTGGTCTTTGCGTGCACATCACTCTACCTCTCAGAGCCCCAGTTCCCTCCTAAGGGAAGCT contains:
- the BAD gene encoding bcl2-associated agonist of cell death, whose protein sequence is MFQIPEFEQSEQEDSSPADRGLGPSPTGDRPPGPSKHRQRVPGLLGEAGHQQGQPASSSHHGGTGAVETRSRHSSYSAGTEDEEGTEEEEPSPFRGRSRSAPPNLWAARRYGRELRRMSDEFHGSFKGLPRPNSAGTATQMRQSPSWTRFLQSWWNRNLARGGPAPSQ